One stretch of Deinobacterium chartae DNA includes these proteins:
- a CDS encoding helix-turn-helix domain-containing protein, with translation MILEKTFVDSITYRPGAVILYPGKSDMLYRVQSGLVRIHTMDDDGNGLTLRYVKPGEFFGEESLAGLERTYFAEAVTDSTVDVMNPALLSAEDNLEVTTHLVRILSRAYESIYRLVGKRLKSRIAAELLELSETALATRQPSGELMIYATHDELAAAVGSVRETVTKVVGELAREGVIGAGYGKITLKNTEALKEIASQ, from the coding sequence ATGATTCTGGAAAAGACTTTTGTTGACTCCATCACCTACCGTCCCGGTGCGGTGATTCTGTATCCCGGCAAGAGTGACATGCTCTACCGCGTGCAAAGCGGCCTGGTGCGCATTCACACCATGGACGACGACGGTAACGGTCTCACCCTGCGCTACGTCAAGCCGGGCGAGTTCTTCGGCGAGGAGTCGCTGGCCGGACTCGAGCGCACCTACTTTGCCGAGGCGGTCACCGACTCGACCGTCGACGTCATGAACCCCGCGCTGCTCTCCGCCGAGGACAACCTCGAGGTCACCACGCACCTCGTACGCATCCTCAGCCGCGCTTACGAATCGATCTACCGCCTGGTCGGCAAGCGCCTCAAGAGCCGCATCGCGGCCGAACTGCTCGAACTCTCCGAGACCGCCCTGGCCACCCGCCAGCCCAGCGGCGAGCTGATGATCTACGCCACCCACGACGAGCTGGCCGCCGCCGTCGGCTCGGTGCGCGAGACCGTCACCAAGGTGGTCGGCGAACTGGCCCGCGAGGGCGTGATCGGCGCCGGTTACGGCAAGATCACCCTCAAGAACACCGAAGCGCTCAAGGAAATCGCCAGCCAGTAA
- the gyrA gene encoding DNA gyrase subunit A, whose product MTTVQPIDITKEVKTNFINYAMSVIVDRALPDVRDGLKPVQRRILYAMLQEGLASNQKHSKSAGVVGEVIKKYHPHGDSPIYDAMVRLAQPWNLRYTLVDGQGNFGSIDGDPAAAYRYTEARMTKIAEAVLADIEKETIDFKPNFDETTQEPTVLPSAVPNLLINGAVGIAVGMATNLPPHNLTEVCNGLLAMIDNPDIGLDELMTHIPGPDFPTGGRIGRAGIRDAYATGHASLRVRGKVRFEEKNGRHSIIITEIPYQVNKTNLITTISAMYKAGKIPDISALRDESDRREPVRIVIELKRGALPELVLNQLYKYTQLQTTFTVINLAIVNSEPKVLPLRESMRLFLEHRREVVTRRTAYELRKAQERAHVLEGLIIALDRLDEVIALIRASQTGPEAKDGLQARFGLSEIQAQAILDMRLQRLTGLERERLMNEYNELQSLIARLQGILGDEKQLWNVIREELTEIRNKYGDERRSAIADLQDDISKEDLIAVEDMVITMTKAGYIKRTALESYRAQSRGGRGSSSGKLREEDVNTRVFVGSTHEYLLFFTDQGRVFHEKIYDLPEAGRDAKGAHIRNILPLREGETIASVLAIKDLGQAGYFVFATERGMIKKTEIAEYGNINAAGLIAINLIEGDNLIAVGIARDGEHVVLATAAGQSIRFEASDVRATARATQGVIGIRLKEGDRVVSMALVPADNDGQELLAVSEQGIAKRTPLEEYPLQGRGGQGVITLKVTDKTGSLVALAHVSGGEELMVMSESGVVIRTRVEEVSVYGRNAQGVKVMRIGTGDRVISAFPVRKEEEV is encoded by the coding sequence GTGACGACAGTCCAGCCGATAGACATTACAAAGGAAGTCAAAACCAACTTCATCAACTACGCGATGTCCGTAATTGTGGACCGCGCGCTGCCGGATGTGCGCGACGGTCTCAAACCGGTTCAGCGCCGCATCCTGTACGCGATGTTGCAAGAAGGCCTGGCCAGCAACCAGAAGCACTCCAAGAGTGCCGGTGTGGTCGGCGAGGTCATCAAGAAGTACCACCCGCACGGCGATTCGCCCATCTACGACGCGATGGTCCGACTGGCACAACCCTGGAACCTGCGCTACACCTTGGTCGATGGCCAGGGCAACTTCGGCTCGATCGACGGTGACCCGGCTGCGGCCTACCGCTACACCGAGGCCCGCATGACCAAGATCGCCGAGGCGGTGCTGGCCGACATCGAAAAAGAGACGATCGACTTCAAGCCGAACTTCGACGAGACCACCCAGGAGCCCACCGTGCTCCCGTCGGCGGTGCCGAACCTGCTGATCAACGGCGCCGTGGGGATTGCGGTCGGCATGGCCACCAACCTGCCGCCGCACAACCTCACCGAGGTCTGCAACGGCCTGCTGGCGATGATCGACAACCCGGACATCGGCCTGGACGAGCTGATGACCCACATTCCCGGCCCTGACTTCCCCACCGGCGGGCGCATCGGTCGCGCGGGCATCCGTGACGCCTACGCCACCGGCCACGCCTCGCTGCGCGTGCGCGGCAAGGTGCGTTTCGAGGAGAAGAACGGCCGCCACAGCATCATCATCACCGAGATTCCCTATCAGGTGAACAAGACCAACCTGATCACCACCATCTCGGCGATGTACAAGGCGGGCAAGATCCCGGACATCTCCGCGCTGCGCGACGAATCCGACCGCCGCGAGCCGGTCCGTATCGTGATCGAGCTCAAGCGCGGCGCCCTGCCCGAACTGGTGCTGAACCAGCTGTACAAGTACACGCAGCTGCAGACCACCTTCACGGTCATCAACCTCGCCATCGTCAACTCGGAGCCCAAGGTGCTGCCGCTGCGCGAATCGATGCGGCTGTTCCTCGAGCACCGCCGCGAGGTCGTCACCCGCCGCACCGCCTACGAACTGCGCAAGGCCCAGGAGCGCGCCCACGTCCTCGAGGGCCTGATCATCGCGCTCGACCGCCTCGACGAGGTGATCGCGCTGATCCGCGCCTCGCAGACCGGCCCCGAGGCCAAAGACGGCCTGCAGGCCCGCTTTGGCCTGTCCGAGATTCAGGCACAGGCGATTTTGGACATGCGCCTGCAGCGCCTCACCGGCCTCGAGCGCGAGCGTCTGATGAACGAGTACAACGAGCTGCAATCCTTGATCGCGCGCCTGCAGGGCATCTTGGGCGACGAGAAGCAGCTGTGGAACGTGATCCGCGAGGAGCTGACCGAGATCCGCAACAAGTACGGCGACGAGCGCCGCAGCGCCATAGCCGACCTGCAAGACGACATCTCCAAAGAAGACCTGATCGCGGTCGAGGACATGGTCATCACCATGACCAAGGCGGGCTACATCAAGCGCACCGCCCTCGAGTCGTACCGTGCGCAGAGCCGTGGCGGACGCGGGTCCTCGAGCGGCAAGCTGCGCGAGGAAGACGTGAACACCCGCGTGTTCGTGGGCTCCACCCACGAGTACCTGCTGTTCTTTACCGACCAGGGTCGCGTCTTCCACGAGAAGATCTACGATCTGCCCGAGGCCGGTCGCGACGCCAAGGGCGCGCACATCCGCAACATCTTGCCGCTGCGGGAGGGCGAGACCATCGCCTCGGTTCTGGCGATCAAGGACCTGGGCCAAGCCGGTTACTTCGTGTTCGCCACCGAGCGCGGCATGATCAAGAAAACCGAGATTGCCGAGTACGGCAACATCAACGCGGCTGGCCTGATCGCCATCAACCTGATCGAGGGCGATAACCTGATCGCGGTGGGCATCGCCCGCGACGGCGAGCACGTGGTGCTGGCGACCGCCGCCGGACAGTCGATCCGCTTCGAGGCCAGCGACGTGCGCGCCACCGCCCGCGCTACCCAGGGCGTGATCGGCATCCGTCTCAAGGAGGGGGACCGCGTGGTGAGCATGGCGCTCGTTCCCGCCGACAACGACGGACAGGAGCTGCTGGCGGTGTCCGAGCAGGGCATTGCCAAGCGCACCCCCCTCGAGGAGTACCCGCTGCAGGGTCGTGGCGGTCAGGGTGTGATCACCCTGAAAGTGACCGACAAGACCGGTTCGCTGGTGGCCCTGGCGCACGTGTCCGGCGGCGAGGAACTGATGGTGATGAGCGAGTCGGGCGTGGTGATCCGCACCCGCGTGGAGGAGGTGTCGGTGTACGGCCGCAACGCCCAGGGCGTGAAGGTGATGCGCATCGGCACCGGCGACCGGGTGATCTCGGCGTTCCCGGTCCGCAAGGAAGAAGAAGTCTAA